In the Mycoplasma zalophi genome, one interval contains:
- the mnmG gene encoding tRNA uridine-5-carboxymethylaminomethyl(34) synthesis enzyme MnmG: MKTNDKFDAIVIGGGHAGVEAVYALAKRNLKVALVTLDKTKLAMMPCNPSIGGSAKGIITREIDELGGVQGLFADKAMIQIKVLNTSKGPAVWSLRAQIDKDEYCRLILEDIVKQKDITLIEDLVLDLIVEDKTIKGIKTENNGLLYANAVVMTTGVYMNSRILQGEDVKQSGPNGQRTDVNLSKNLEKYGFTLQRLKTGTPCRIYTDSIDFSQVEQETLDKNLLSFSSRSGIVLDEQTSCWLTHTTAETREIVLKNLNRSSMYSGLIVGTGPRYCPSFEDKIVRFKEKISHHIFFEPETKKGDVMYINGLSTSMPVEVQDQMIRTIPGLQNARVQKYGYAIEYDAINPLDLKRNLETKWIKGFFSAGQPNGTSGYEEAAAQGIVAGINAANYLQNKEPLYLDRSDSYIGVLIDDLVTKGTAEPYRMLTSRAEYRLLLRNDNVDQRISKYAYDNNMITEEEYNKIQEKYKQINDKIEEFKNKFVGSTSELGKKYNVEHGISYLKLLARPDVNPRDLVDEDFKYFDELAINVRLYGYIEKQLNQAAKMKRLESLNIPENIDYFEVENLAYEAKEKLSKIRPTTIGQASRISGINPADIQMLMFYMDQRKK; encoded by the coding sequence ATGAAAACTAATGATAAATTTGATGCAATTGTAATTGGTGGTGGACATGCAGGTGTTGAAGCTGTTTATGCTTTAGCAAAAAGAAATTTAAAAGTAGCATTAGTTACTTTAGATAAAACCAAGTTAGCAATGATGCCATGTAATCCATCTATTGGTGGTAGTGCAAAAGGAATAATCACCCGCGAAATAGATGAATTAGGTGGTGTACAAGGATTATTTGCAGATAAAGCAATGATTCAAATAAAAGTTCTTAACACTTCAAAAGGACCAGCAGTTTGAAGTTTAAGAGCACAAATAGATAAAGATGAATATTGTCGATTAATTTTAGAAGATATAGTAAAACAAAAAGACATTACTTTAATTGAAGATCTTGTTTTAGATTTAATTGTAGAAGATAAAACCATAAAAGGTATAAAAACAGAAAACAATGGATTATTATATGCAAATGCTGTTGTAATGACAACTGGTGTATATATGAATTCAAGAATTTTACAAGGTGAAGATGTAAAACAATCAGGTCCTAACGGTCAAAGAACAGATGTAAATTTATCTAAAAATTTAGAAAAATATGGTTTTACATTACAAAGATTAAAAACAGGAACTCCTTGTCGTATTTATACTGATTCAATCGATTTTAGCCAAGTTGAACAAGAAACTTTAGATAAAAATTTACTTTCTTTTTCTTCAAGAAGTGGAATAGTTTTAGATGAACAAACATCTTGTTGATTAACACATACAACAGCTGAAACTAGAGAAATAGTTTTAAAAAATTTAAATCGTTCAAGTATGTATAGTGGACTTATTGTTGGTACAGGTCCAAGATATTGTCCATCTTTTGAAGATAAAATAGTACGTTTTAAAGAAAAAATTTCACACCACATATTTTTTGAACCTGAAACAAAAAAAGGTGATGTGATGTATATAAACGGTTTAAGTACTTCAATGCCTGTAGAGGTTCAAGATCAAATGATAAGAACTATTCCAGGTCTTCAAAATGCAAGAGTACAAAAATATGGTTATGCAATCGAATATGATGCAATAAACCCACTTGATTTAAAAAGAAACTTAGAAACTAAATGAATTAAAGGGTTCTTTAGTGCTGGGCAACCAAATGGTACAAGTGGATATGAAGAAGCTGCTGCACAAGGTATTGTAGCAGGAATTAACGCAGCAAACTACTTACAAAATAAAGAACCTCTATATTTAGATAGAAGTGATTCGTATATTGGTGTGTTAATTGATGATTTAGTTACAAAAGGAACTGCTGAACCTTATCGTATGCTAACAAGTAGAGCTGAATATCGTTTATTATTAAGAAATGATAATGTTGATCAAAGAATCTCAAAATATGCATATGATAATAATATGATTACAGAAGAAGAATATAATAAAATTCAAGAAAAATATAAACAAATTAATGACAAAATTGAAGAATTTAAAAACAAATTTGTTGGTTCAACTAGTGAGCTAGGTAAAAAATATAATGTTGAACACGGAATTAGTTATTTAAAATTATTAGCAAGACCAGATGTAAATCCACGTGATTTAGTTGATGAAGATTTTAAATATTTTGATGAATTAGCAATCAATGTTAGATTATATGGTTATATTGAAAAACAATTAAATCAAGCAGCTAAAATGAAAAGATTAGAAAGTCTAAATATTCCTGAAAACATTGATTATTTTGAAGTTGAAAATTTAGCATACGAAGCTAAAGAAAAATTATCAAAAATTAGACCAACTACAATTGGTCAAGCTTCAAGAATAAGTGGAATTAACCCAGCTGATATTCAAATGTTAATGTTTTATATGGATCAAAGAAAAAAATAA
- the infB gene encoding translation initiation factor IF-2 gives MAKKSNRKSNINDIKTHLEKSEVKLEDGIFHFTGPMTINEFSKRITKSSNEVITYFFKKGILKNINTTLNEEEIAELCLEFGLDFVKSDNVNAQNVVDSLIIDTENEKLEARPAIVTIMGHVDHGKTTLIDKIRKSDVISSEFGGITQHTGAYQVKYDNKSITFLDTPGHEAFTEMRSRGAKVTDIVILVVAADDGVKPQTIEAIDHSKAAGVPIIVFVNKMDKPNTDVEKLKSQLSEVDVISEEWGGDVQFVYGSALTGDGLEQLFEAIFLQAEMLDLKAVWNREAIGTIIESRLDKGKGVVATLIVENGTLLPRDFIVAGSQYGKIRSLTDTEGNDIEFATPGMPCVITGLNSNPQSGDKFVGISDEKFAKKLAEEKKFLDKQKELNEKNIQLTNINEETKVINVIIKTDVQGTAEAIKNTLLNLTNDEVSIKIIRATNGDVTKADVALASTCQALIYGFNVNINESVKSYADSKNIMFKNYNVIYKIVEELTQKMKGFKEPVYEEVQIAEAVVLQIFFYSKVGQIAGAKVVSGKVKANAKVEVIRRNKVVYKGVIDSLKREKNDAKSVDNGFEFGTHIKDFDNIQVDDILRFYEDVLVEDE, from the coding sequence ATGGCAAAAAAATCAAATAGAAAGTCAAATATAAATGATATTAAAACTCATTTAGAAAAATCAGAAGTTAAATTAGAAGATGGTATTTTCCATTTTACAGGACCTATGACCATTAATGAGTTCAGTAAAAGAATAACAAAAAGTTCAAATGAAGTAATTACATACTTTTTCAAAAAAGGAATTTTGAAAAATATTAATACAACATTAAATGAAGAAGAAATAGCTGAACTATGTTTAGAATTCGGATTAGATTTTGTAAAAAGTGATAACGTTAATGCTCAAAACGTTGTTGATAGTTTAATTATCGATACAGAAAATGAAAAATTAGAAGCAAGACCAGCGATAGTTACAATCATGGGTCATGTTGATCATGGTAAAACAACTTTAATTGACAAAATAAGAAAAAGTGACGTTATTTCAAGTGAATTTGGTGGTATTACTCAACATACAGGAGCTTATCAAGTTAAATATGATAATAAATCTATTACCTTTTTAGATACTCCTGGTCATGAAGCATTTACTGAAATGCGTTCAAGAGGTGCAAAAGTAACTGATATAGTTATTTTAGTTGTTGCAGCAGATGATGGTGTTAAACCACAAACAATTGAAGCAATTGATCATTCAAAGGCAGCTGGTGTACCTATTATTGTTTTTGTTAATAAAATGGACAAACCAAATACAGATGTAGAAAAATTAAAAAGCCAACTTTCTGAAGTTGATGTTATCAGTGAAGAATGAGGTGGGGACGTACAATTTGTTTATGGTTCTGCTTTAACTGGTGATGGTTTAGAACAATTATTTGAAGCTATTTTCTTACAAGCAGAAATGTTAGATTTAAAAGCTGTTTGAAACCGAGAAGCAATTGGTACAATCATTGAATCTAGACTAGATAAAGGAAAAGGTGTTGTAGCAACTTTAATAGTGGAAAATGGAACATTATTACCTCGTGATTTTATTGTTGCAGGTAGTCAATATGGAAAAATTAGAAGTTTAACTGATACTGAAGGTAACGATATTGAATTTGCAACTCCTGGAATGCCTTGTGTTATTACAGGTTTAAATTCAAACCCTCAATCTGGAGATAAATTTGTAGGAATAAGTGACGAAAAATTTGCAAAAAAATTAGCAGAAGAAAAGAAATTCCTTGACAAACAAAAAGAATTAAATGAAAAAAATATTCAATTAACAAATATAAATGAAGAAACCAAAGTTATAAATGTAATTATTAAAACAGACGTACAAGGTACAGCTGAAGCAATAAAAAATACATTGTTAAATTTAACAAATGATGAGGTTTCAATAAAAATTATTAGAGCAACTAATGGAGATGTTACAAAAGCTGACGTTGCTTTAGCAAGTACTTGTCAAGCACTTATTTATGGATTTAATGTTAATATAAATGAATCAGTTAAAAGTTATGCTGATTCAAAAAATATAATGTTCAAAAATTACAATGTTATTTATAAAATTGTTGAAGAATTAACCCAAAAAATGAAAGGGTTTAAAGAACCTGTATATGAAGAAGTTCAAATTGCTGAAGCAGTTGTTTTACAAATTTTCTTCTATTCAAAAGTAGGTCAAATAGCAGGAGCTAAAGTCGTTAGTGGTAAAGTTAAAGCTAATGCTAAAGTTGAAGTTATAAGAAGAAACAAAGTAGTTTATAAAGGTGTGATTGACTCTTTAAAAAGAGAAAAAAATGATGCAAAATCAGTAGATAATGGTTTTGAATTTGGTACACACATTAAAGATTTTGATAATATACAAGTTGATGATATTTTAAGATTTTATGAGGATGTATTAGTAGAAGATGAATAA
- a CDS encoding 23S rRNA (pseudouridine(1915)-N(3))-methyltransferase RlmH yields MKLNLIAVGSLTSDFQNLFDSYLKKLKFLADVNVIEIKEINEQNIELKKQKETENILKKIPKNSLVYYFGLNGKEYSSEQFSELITHTDNITFIIGGSNGVVEEHFNNQIRFSKMTFPHQLFRVMAIEQIYRAHAIKNNIKYHK; encoded by the coding sequence ATGAAATTAAATTTAATTGCAGTAGGAAGTCTAACAAGTGACTTTCAAAATCTCTTTGATTCTTATTTAAAAAAGTTAAAATTTTTAGCAGATGTTAATGTCATAGAAATAAAAGAAATTAATGAACAAAACATTGAATTAAAAAAACAAAAAGAAACAGAAAATATTTTAAAAAAAATTCCTAAAAATTCATTAGTTTATTATTTTGGATTAAATGGAAAAGAATATTCTTCAGAGCAATTTAGCGAATTAATAACTCACACAGATAACATTACTTTTATAATTGGTGGTTCAAATGGTGTTGTTGAAGAACATTTTAACAATCAAATTAGATTTTCCAAAATGACATTTCCGCATCAGTTATTTAGAGTGATGGCAATTGAACAAATTTACCGAGCACATGCTATAAAAAATAATATTAAGTATCACAAGTAA
- a CDS encoding YlxR family protein codes for MSKPIKYRKNCVNGLTYHQDKMIRFAKINKNIYFDPQHKLGGRGSWCLNDQNNIDIFFKRRLLNKAFKMNIDAETYKKLEEEVRIWQKNQIESQI; via the coding sequence ATGTCAAAACCAATAAAATACAGAAAAAACTGCGTAAATGGATTAACTTATCATCAAGATAAAATGATTCGTTTTGCAAAAATAAATAAAAATATATATTTTGATCCACAACACAAATTAGGCGGACGTGGTAGCTGATGTCTCAACGATCAAAACAACATTGATATATTTTTTAAAAGACGACTTTTAAATAAAGCTTTTAAAATGAATATTGATGCTGAAACATATAAAAAATTAGAAGAAGAGGTGAGAATATGGCAAAAAAATCAAATAGAAAGTCAAATATAA
- the rbfA gene encoding 30S ribosome-binding factor RbfA, with amino-acid sequence MNNIKHERKASLFTQLLSNALYDLKDFDVTNVAINDIELSNDDSHAKVYVTIFKDKERYFNKLVNMSPFLRSVISKSWKYHRLPEIHFTIDKLENQAQRIENILKKIKDEN; translated from the coding sequence ATGAATAATATAAAACATGAACGTAAAGCAAGTTTATTTACACAATTATTATCAAATGCTTTATACGATTTAAAAGATTTTGATGTTACAAATGTAGCAATAAATGATATTGAATTATCAAATGATGATTCACACGCTAAAGTATATGTAACAATTTTCAAAGATAAGGAAAGATATTTTAATAAATTAGTAAATATGTCGCCTTTTTTAAGAAGTGTTATTTCTAAAAGTTGAAAATACCATAGATTACCTGAAATTCACTTTACAATTGATAAATTGGAAAATCAAGCCCAAAGAATCGAAAATATTCTTAAAAAAATAAAAGATGAAAACTAA